A single region of the Chlamydiota bacterium genome encodes:
- a CDS encoding HEPN domain-containing protein, whose product MDKKFETLIQGYFTKAQEKLEAAKTLFKTCAYDDAVSRAYYATYHAAQAILLTEGLIAETHQGLINLFGLHFVKTGKFEKKYGRFLSSLKDERENGDYSVYSSIDEMIASNAIKEAEDFVEEMKRFIKKNLT is encoded by the coding sequence TTGGATAAAAAATTTGAGACCTTAATCCAAGGCTATTTTACGAAGGCACAGGAAAAACTTGAGGCAGCAAAAACACTTTTTAAAACTTGTGCTTACGACGATGCTGTTTCAAGGGCATACTATGCGACTTACCATGCTGCACAAGCCATCCTCTTAACAGAAGGGCTCATAGCAGAAACACATCAAGGATTAATCAACCTTTTTGGTTTACACTTCGTCAAGACTGGCAAGTTCGAGAAAAAATATGGTCGCTTTCTATCTAGCTTGAAAGACGAACGTGAAAATGGTGACTATTCTGTTTACTCAAGCATTGATGAAATGATTGCCTCGAATGCAATCAAAGAAGCCGAAGACTTCGTTGAAGAAATGAAGCGATTCATCAAAAAAAATCTCACTTAA